The genomic window CCCCTACCTCGAACTCGGTGTCACGACCTACTCGTCCGCCATCTTCAACTTCCTGCCGAAGCTCGCCCTCGAGTTCTACGGCGCCGTCCGCGACCGCCGCCACGACACCGTCGTCAAGCTGCTCAGGGACTTCGTCCTGCCCTACACCGCCATCCGCAACCGGCAGCCGGGATACGCCGTGAGCATCGTCAAGGCGGGCATGACCGCCGTCGGCCACGGCGCGGGCCCCGTCCGCCCCCCGCTGAGCGACCTCACGGCCGGCGAGCACGACGAGCTCGCCGCGCTGATCGGCGGACTGGCGTAAGGATTCCGTCACCGGTGGAACCGCCCGATCCTGTCTCACCTGGACTTCAATGGGTCCATGAGGAAGTCAGTGATCTCCGCAGTCGTGGTCGTGGCCGCGGTTCTCGTCGCCGTCGGTCTGTACTGGTTCCAGCCGTGGCAGCTCTGGGTGGACCGGACCGTGCGGGACGAGCTGCCCTCGGCGGCGGCTCCGTCGGCGCCCCCGTCGGCCCCGGCGGAGTCGGGGAACCCGGTGCCGGGCGGGCCCAGGACCCTCGCCACCGGGTCGTTCATCAGCCATGAGCACACCACCGAGGGCACGGTCAGGATCATCGAGCTCCCCGACGGCAGCCGCACTCTCCGCCTGGAGGGCCTGGACACCAGCAACGGCCCCGACCTGCGGGTCTGGATCACCGACGCACCGGTGAAGGAGGGCGTGGCGGGCTGGCGCGTCTTCGACGACGGCGCCCACGTCAGCCTCGGCAAGCTCAAGGGCAACAAGGGCGACCAGAACTACGCGCTCCCCGCCGACGTCGATCTCGGCACGTACACCAGCGTCGCCATCTGGTGCGACCGGTTCGACGTCTCCTTCGGCGCGGCGGAGCTGTCGAAGGGGGCCGCGTAGCCTGGGAGCACGATGAACATCCTCACCACGTCACGGGGCGCCCTCGGCCTCACCCGCTTCCCCGAGGACCCCCGTGACCAGCTCCGGGCCTGGGACGCCTCCGACGAGTACCTGCTGCGCCACCTCGAAGGCGAGACGCCCCGGGGCACCGTCGTCGTGGTGGGCGACCGCTGGGGCGCCCTGGTCACCGCTCTCGCCGCACTCCGGCCGGTGCAGATCACCGACTCGTACCTGACCCAGCAGGCCACCCGCGCCAACCTGGCGCGCAACCGCACACAGGACGAGGCCGCCGGCGTACGGCTGCTGTCGACGCAGGACACGCCCCCGGACCGGATCGACGTACTGCTCGTACGCGTCCCCAAGAGCCTCGCGCTCCTGGAGGACCAGCTCCAGCGGCTCGCTCCGCACCTGCACGCGGAGACAGTCGTCGTGGGCACCGGCATGGTGACGGAGATCCACACCTCGACGCTCCGGCTGTTCGAGCGGATCGTCGGCCCCACCAGGACCTCGCTGGCCGTCAAGAAGGCCCGGCTGATCTTCTGCACCCCGGATCCCGGCCGCACGGGTACGGCGGCGGTGGCGGGTGAGCCCTGGCCGCGGAGCTATGAGCTGCCCGGCGGCATCGGAGCGATGTCGGGACGGACCGTCACCAACCACGCGGGCATCTTCTGCGCCGACCGCCTCGACATCGGCACCCGTCTCTTCCTCCAGCACCTGCCGCAGCCCGGCGGCCCGGTCCGCGTCGTCGACCTGGGCTGCGGAAACGGCGTGGTCGGTACGGCCGTGGCCGTGGCCGACCCCGAGGCCGACGTGGTGTTCACGGACGAGTCGTTCCAGGCGGTGGCCTCGGCCGAGGCGACGTTCCGGGCGAACACCGGACCGTCCGCCAAGGCCGAGTTCCTGGTCGGCGACGGGCTCGCGGGCATGGCGCGCGAGTCGGTCGACCTCGTGCTGAACAATCCGCCGTTCCACACCCACCGGGCCCTGACCGACAGCACCTCGTGGCGCATGTTCACCGGCGCGCGCGCCGCGCTGCGCCCCGGCGGCGAGCTGTGGGTGATCGGCAACCGCCACCTCGGCTACCACGTCAGGCTGCGCCGGCTCTTCGGCAACTGCGAGACAGTCGCAAGCAACCCGAAGTTCGTGGTCCTGCGCGCGGTCAAGCGGCGCTGAATCGGCGCCGGTTCGGACCCATACGGACTCAGCGGGTGCCGGTGCCGGTGCCGGTGCCGGTGCCGGTGCCGTTGTCGATGCGAGCGCCTGCGGCGCGGGGGTCAGCGGGACTCAGGCCACGGACGCGGTCATGCGCGGCCGGGACGCCGCGGAGCACCGCGGCGTCCCGGCCGGTGAGCAGGTGAGGCGTGGTCAGCTGTTGCCGGTGCCATTGCCGGACAGGAGCGCGAGGCCGTCGGCGATGTGCGAGAGCGGCTCGTCGCCCTTGGCCTGCGTCGAGTTCTCGGTGCACTGCTGGTTCTGCGGGTTGGACAGGACGTTGACGTCCTGGACCGCGAGCTGCGCGAGACCGGCGATCGAACCGGCGTTGAGCTTCGCCGGCAGACCGATGCAGGGCTTGTTGAGCGAGCCCTGGACGAGCCCAATCTGCGGGCTCATGTCGCCGAATGTGGCGGAGTTGCCGTACGACTGCATGGCGCCGACGCCGCTGGCCGACGTGGTGCCGGTGTCGTTGTTGATGGCCAGGGCCTGCGGAGCGGCGGCAGCGGAGGCGCCGACGATGGACGCGGTGACGGCGGCAGCCGCCATGACCTTCTTGATCACGTCTGATCCCTTTCTGGGGGTACGGAGACCGGGGTTCTCGGAACCGTGGGGTTCTGAGAGGGGAGAGGAAGGGTCTGAGAGCTCGTTCCCGGAGCCTCCTGACCAACTCCGGCACCCGGAGTTGGTTGCTCCGCTTCACTCGAAAGGCCGGTACGGAATCCCGACGGGCGGACCCGGAATTCCCTCACTTGACCCCGGCCTCCACTCCACGGCGAAGAAGTCGCGGCATGGGGCTGTTCGGGTGAAGCCGCGAAACCCGGGTCCCCGCCTTTCCGTTGGTCCGGTGCGCAGACGAGCTCGAGTGTTCCTGCAAGAAAGGCAATCAAGTGATGATCAAGAAGGTTATGGCTGCGGCTGCGGTCACGGCCTCCGTAATCGGTGTCTCCGCTGCCGCCGCGCCTCAGGCGCTGGCCACCAACAACGACACCGGCACCACGTCGGCCAGCGGCGTCGGCGCCATGCAGTCGTACGGCAACTCCGCCACGTACGGCAACATGAGCCCGCAGATGGCGCTCGTCCAGGGCTCGCTCAACAAGCCCTGTCTCGCGCTGCCGGCGAAGGCGAACGTCGGTTCGCTCGTCGGTGGCGTGCAGGGCGTGGTCCAGGACGTCAACGTCCTGTCCAACCCGCAGAGCCAGCAGTGCGTCGAGAACTCGACGCAGGCCAAGGGCGACGAGCCGCTTTCGCACATCCTCTCCGACATCCCGGTCCTGTCCGCAAACGGCACCGGCAACAGCTGAGACCGGTCATGAAGTACAGGAAGATCGCTGCGGTTCTCGCCGGGATCGTGATGGCCATGGGCGTGGCCTCGCCCTCCCTCGCCGACTCCGGGGCGACCGGTGACGCGGTGGGGTCGCCGGGAGTGCTGTCCGGGAACGTCATCCAGATTCCCGTGCATGTCCCGGTCAACGTGTGCGGCAACACCATCAACCTCGTCGGCGGGCTGAACGCCGCGCTCGGCAACCTCTGTGCGAACGACTGACCAATCGGTCTTCGCACGCAGCCCTGAAGGGTCGTTTTCCGCCGGTCCTGGGGCGTGCCGCCCGGCACGCTTCAGGACCGGCTCGCAAAGCGGAAGCGGGAAAAACAACAAGATGC from Streptomyces sp. FIT100 includes these protein-coding regions:
- a CDS encoding chaplin gives rise to the protein MKYRKIAAVLAGIVMAMGVASPSLADSGATGDAVGSPGVLSGNVIQIPVHVPVNVCGNTINLVGGLNAALGNLCAND
- a CDS encoding methyltransferase; this encodes MNILTTSRGALGLTRFPEDPRDQLRAWDASDEYLLRHLEGETPRGTVVVVGDRWGALVTALAALRPVQITDSYLTQQATRANLARNRTQDEAAGVRLLSTQDTPPDRIDVLLVRVPKSLALLEDQLQRLAPHLHAETVVVGTGMVTEIHTSTLRLFERIVGPTRTSLAVKKARLIFCTPDPGRTGTAAVAGEPWPRSYELPGGIGAMSGRTVTNHAGIFCADRLDIGTRLFLQHLPQPGGPVRVVDLGCGNGVVGTAVAVADPEADVVFTDESFQAVASAEATFRANTGPSAKAEFLVGDGLAGMARESVDLVLNNPPFHTHRALTDSTSWRMFTGARAALRPGGELWVIGNRHLGYHVRLRRLFGNCETVASNPKFVVLRAVKRR
- a CDS encoding rodlin gives rise to the protein MIKKVMAAAAVTASIVGASAAAAPQALAINNDTGTTSASGVGAMQSYGNSATFGDMSPQIGLVQGSLNKPCIGLPAKLNAGSIAGLAQLAVQDVNVLSNPQNQQCTENSTQAKGDEPLSHIADGLALLSGNGTGNS
- a CDS encoding DM13 domain-containing protein, which translates into the protein MRKSVISAVVVVAAVLVAVGLYWFQPWQLWVDRTVRDELPSAAAPSAPPSAPAESGNPVPGGPRTLATGSFISHEHTTEGTVRIIELPDGSRTLRLEGLDTSNGPDLRVWITDAPVKEGVAGWRVFDDGAHVSLGKLKGNKGDQNYALPADVDLGTYTSVAIWCDRFDVSFGAAELSKGAA
- a CDS encoding rodlin; translation: MIKKVMAAAAVTASVIGVSAAAAPQALATNNDTGTTSASGVGAMQSYGNSATYGNMSPQMALVQGSLNKPCLALPAKANVGSLVGGVQGVVQDVNVLSNPQSQQCVENSTQAKGDEPLSHILSDIPVLSANGTGNS